The sequence TTGGAAGAAAACAAAATTGAACCTTCGTCAGCAATTAAGTTTTCGCATGAAGCCAATAAAAATCTTGGATTTCTTGGTGAAATGTAAGTGAGCTTATTTTCTTCTAATAAATGAAATAAAGCAGGTTCGTAACACAAAACTTCGTTTTCAAACCAATCATTTTCTTCTAATATGTTTTCAAATTGTTCAGCAACTTCTTGTGTGTTTTCACAATACAAAAATTTACCGCCATTTTTCTTAAAGTTAAAAATGAATTGTTCGTCTATAGATAAATGACTGTTCTGAATAGGATTTCCTCCGTATTCGCTTTCGTGCTCTTCGTCTGAAGCAGATTCACTCGAACCAAATATTTTTTTGAAAAAATTCATTTTTATATGAAATACTTTACATGTTAATTGAAAACGTTCAAAGATAAAAAAATCTTAATTCAAAAGGCGATTTTGAATTAAGATTTTAAAAAATATTACATATTTCAGTACAATTTACGAAACTACTTCTTCTAGATTTTTGTCAAAAGTTCGTTTTCCGAAAATTGTTTCTAAGTCATCTTTAAAAATAACTTCTTTTTCTATCAGTATATCAGCAAGTTGGTTTAACTTGTCTTTGTTTTCTTCAAGAATTTGAATAGCTCTTTGATATTGGCCTTCAATTAATTCTGAAATTTCTTTGTCAATTACTTTTGCAGTTTCGTCAGAATAAGGTTTAGAGAAATTGTATTCGCTTTGTCCTGTTGAATCGTAATAAGTAACATTTCCGATTTTATCATTCAAACCATAAATCGTTACCATCGCACGAGCCTGACGTGTTACTTTTTCCAAATCGCTTAATGCTCCTGTTGAAATTCGGTCAAAAGTTACTTTTTCAGCAGC comes from Flavobacterium sp. KACC 22761 and encodes:
- a CDS encoding lactate utilization protein B/C, producing the protein MNFFKKIFGSSESASDEEHESEYGGNPIQNSHLSIDEQFIFNFKKNGGKFLYCENTQEVAEQFENILEENDWFENEVLCYEPALFHLLEENKLTYISPRNPRFLLASCENLIADEGSILFSSKQIRQDKPNELPANIVIIATTSQILPMKSDGLSAIKRKYERDYPTNITTIKYFEKAKEEDFTQYGSVAKNLYLLLLEDL